Proteins encoded within one genomic window of Micromonospora halotolerans:
- a CDS encoding serine/threonine-protein kinase: MGAAVRNGAQLLGERYRLVEQLGAGGMSVVWRGYDEVLGRQVAIKVLASRLASDKAFRHRIRIEAQAAARLCHPNITNVYDYGESEQVGLTVPYVVMELVDGGPLSSRLGRGGQLPWREALTIGAEVASALATAHARGVVHRDVTPGNVMLTSTGVKVVDFGISALVGESEKGPDGALLGTPAYLAPERLDNGHVSPATDVYAVGLLLYRMLTGRLPWQASTTTQMLRAHMYNEPDPMPPVVGLPDEVAELVRRCLAKRPEDRPATSEVARTLAEAAGIAAIVPVSPALGQFDPTLMENAGTTILPWSAATDALPFSAIRTKTRRAAARRRKVEAGVAAAGLIAVTAALWGVTSKSPASGGVEPTEARMGLPEPAPCAVDYVLRRDSGKDFTADLTLTNTGSRELRDWTMSFTFPGRQTVGAAQPAVRQQGKTVLVQAPATDAALAPGASKKVSLTGSYTGGNPLPVEFKVGESTCGVQVSGVAGSAPSTAPPPTRAPAAKAPAKAPAAKAPAKAPAKSAAKGKPGKGKEDGKGKGR; this comes from the coding sequence ATGGGTGCAGCGGTCAGGAACGGCGCGCAGCTGCTCGGCGAGCGGTACCGGCTGGTCGAGCAGCTCGGCGCGGGGGGCATGTCGGTCGTCTGGCGCGGCTACGACGAGGTGCTCGGACGGCAGGTGGCGATCAAGGTGCTGGCCTCGCGGCTGGCCAGTGACAAGGCGTTCCGGCACCGGATCCGGATCGAGGCGCAGGCCGCCGCGCGGCTCTGCCACCCCAACATCACCAACGTGTACGACTACGGGGAGTCCGAGCAGGTCGGGCTGACCGTCCCGTACGTGGTGATGGAGTTGGTCGACGGCGGCCCGCTGAGCAGCCGGCTCGGCCGGGGCGGGCAGCTGCCCTGGCGGGAGGCGCTGACGATCGGCGCGGAGGTGGCGTCCGCGCTGGCCACCGCGCACGCCCGGGGCGTGGTGCACCGCGACGTGACCCCCGGCAACGTCATGCTCACCTCGACCGGGGTGAAGGTCGTCGACTTCGGCATCTCGGCGCTGGTGGGGGAGAGCGAGAAGGGCCCGGACGGGGCGCTGCTCGGCACGCCCGCCTACCTGGCGCCGGAGCGGCTGGACAACGGCCACGTCTCCCCGGCCACCGACGTCTACGCGGTCGGCCTGCTGCTCTACCGGATGCTCACCGGCCGGCTGCCCTGGCAGGCCAGCACCACCACGCAGATGCTCCGCGCCCACATGTACAACGAGCCGGACCCGATGCCGCCCGTGGTGGGACTTCCCGACGAGGTCGCCGAGCTGGTCCGGCGCTGCCTGGCGAAGCGTCCGGAGGACCGCCCGGCCACGTCCGAGGTGGCCCGTACGCTCGCCGAGGCCGCCGGGATCGCGGCGATCGTGCCGGTCTCCCCGGCGCTCGGCCAGTTCGACCCGACGCTCATGGAGAACGCGGGCACCACCATCCTGCCGTGGTCGGCGGCGACCGACGCGCTGCCCTTCTCGGCGATCCGCACGAAGACCCGCCGGGCCGCGGCCCGCCGGCGCAAGGTGGAGGCCGGGGTGGCCGCGGCCGGCCTGATCGCGGTGACCGCCGCGCTGTGGGGGGTCACCTCGAAGAGCCCGGCCAGCGGCGGGGTGGAGCCGACCGAGGCCCGGATGGGCCTGCCCGAGCCGGCCCCCTGCGCGGTCGACTACGTGCTGCGCCGCGACTCCGGCAAGGACTTCACCGCGGACCTGACCCTCACCAACACGGGTAGCCGCGAGCTGCGGGACTGGACCATGAGCTTCACCTTCCCGGGCAGGCAGACGGTCGGCGCGGCCCAGCCCGCGGTACGCCAGCAGGGCAAGACCGTGCTGGTGCAGGCCCCGGCAACCGACGCCGCGCTGGCGCCGGGCGCCTCGAAGAAGGTCTCGCTGACGGGCAGCTACACCGGGGGCAACCCACTGCCGGTGGAGTTCAAGGTCGGCGAAAGCACCTGCGGCGTGCAGGTGTCCGGCGTCGCCGGGTCCGCGCCGAGCACGGCGCCGCCGCCCACCAGGGCGCCGGCGGCCAAGGCACCGGCGAAGGCGCCGGCGGCCAAGGCACCGGCGAAGGCGCCCGCGAAGTCCGCCGCGAAGGGCAAGCCCGGCAAGGGCAAGGAGGACGGCAAGGGAAAAGGCAGGTAG
- a CDS encoding potassium channel family protein, with translation MSARKTDDSSVVVIGLGRFGSRLAGSLLQLDHDVLAIDHQQDRVQRWASRLDRVVQADTTEENVLRQLGVADFRRVVVAIGASVEASVLTVLALTELAIPQIWARATSEKHAKILHSVGVHHVIFPEAETGDRVAHLIVSRMLDFMEFGHNFAIAKVRVPPSLVGRSLRELTPIDRYGVMVVGAKPAGEPFRYADPDTVLEPESVLIVEGPIDRVQQFAGLT, from the coding sequence TTGTCGGCTAGGAAGACGGACGACAGCAGCGTCGTGGTGATCGGCCTGGGCCGCTTCGGCTCCCGACTGGCCGGCTCGCTGCTGCAACTCGACCACGACGTACTCGCCATCGACCACCAGCAGGACCGGGTGCAGCGCTGGGCGTCCCGGCTCGACCGGGTGGTGCAGGCGGACACCACCGAGGAGAACGTGCTGCGCCAACTGGGGGTCGCGGACTTCCGCCGGGTGGTGGTCGCCATCGGCGCGTCGGTCGAGGCGAGCGTGCTCACCGTGCTGGCCCTGACCGAGCTGGCCATTCCGCAGATCTGGGCGCGGGCCACCTCGGAGAAGCACGCGAAGATCCTGCACTCGGTGGGCGTGCACCACGTCATCTTTCCCGAAGCGGAGACCGGGGACCGGGTGGCGCACCTCATCGTCAGCCGGATGCTCGACTTCATGGAGTTCGGCCACAACTTCGCGATCGCCAAGGTTCGGGTGCCCCCGTCGCTGGTCGGCCGGTCGCTGCGCGAGCTGACCCCGATCGACCGGTACGGGGTGATGGTGGTCGGCGCGAAACCCGCCGGCGAGCCGTTCCGCTACGCGGACCCGGACACCGTCCTCGAACCGGAGAGCGTCCTCATCGTGGAGGGCCCGATCGATCGGGTGCAGCAGTTCGCCGGGCTGACCTGA
- a CDS encoding TrkH family potassium uptake protein: MRRLFRNPVRLVPFGFLAVILLGAGLLMLPWATSESRYTPFVTALFTSTSAVSVTGLAVNDTPNYWNHFGLVMITVLTQLGGLGILTVAALVILVVSRQLGLRNRLLVQAETAEFRLGDVSWLLVRIVATVLVTEALMTVVITGRLWLVYDYSPGRALWYASFHAVQAFNNGGFTLYSDGLVAFSRDPWVALPLSLGAIVGGLGFPALFEAARLWRRPRRWAVATKLTIWGTVVLIGSGFLYLLLAEWTNPATIGTYDAPGKALASFAQIALSRTGGFDVINTDRLAEESYPLLIVLMFIGGGSASTAGGIKVSTFFLLAFVIWAELRGEPDVAVGGRRVATASQRQALTVSLLSVALVVLGTILLIVFTDNLRNFAALFEVTSAFSTTGLSTGLAPELSQPGKYVLIVLMFIGRVGPLTLGSAIALNTRRHLYRYPEEQPVVG, translated from the coding sequence GTGCGTCGCCTGTTCCGGAACCCCGTACGGCTGGTGCCGTTCGGGTTCCTGGCGGTGATCCTGCTCGGCGCCGGCCTGCTGATGCTGCCCTGGGCCACCAGCGAGAGCCGCTACACCCCGTTCGTCACGGCGCTGTTCACCTCGACCTCGGCGGTCTCGGTCACCGGCCTCGCCGTCAACGACACGCCGAACTACTGGAACCACTTCGGCCTGGTCATGATCACGGTGCTCACCCAGCTCGGCGGCCTGGGCATCCTGACCGTCGCGGCGCTGGTGATCCTGGTGGTCTCCCGGCAGCTCGGCCTGCGCAACCGGCTGCTCGTGCAGGCCGAGACCGCCGAGTTCCGCCTCGGCGACGTGAGCTGGCTTCTGGTCCGGATCGTCGCCACGGTCCTCGTCACCGAGGCTCTGATGACGGTGGTGATCACCGGACGGCTCTGGCTGGTCTACGACTATTCCCCGGGCCGGGCGCTCTGGTACGCCAGCTTCCACGCCGTCCAGGCGTTCAACAACGGCGGCTTCACCCTCTACTCCGACGGCCTGGTCGCCTTCTCCCGCGACCCGTGGGTCGCGCTTCCGCTGAGTCTCGGCGCGATCGTCGGCGGCCTCGGCTTCCCGGCGCTGTTCGAGGCCGCCCGGCTCTGGCGGCGGCCGCGCCGCTGGGCGGTCGCCACCAAGCTGACCATCTGGGGCACCGTCGTGCTGATCGGGTCGGGCTTCCTGTACCTGCTGCTCGCCGAGTGGACCAACCCGGCCACCATCGGCACCTACGACGCGCCGGGCAAGGCGCTGGCGTCGTTCGCCCAGATCGCGCTGAGCCGCACCGGCGGTTTCGACGTGATCAACACCGACCGGCTCGCCGAGGAGAGCTACCCGCTGCTGATCGTGCTCATGTTCATCGGCGGCGGCAGCGCCAGCACCGCGGGCGGCATCAAGGTCTCGACGTTCTTCCTGCTCGCCTTCGTGATCTGGGCCGAGCTGCGCGGCGAGCCGGACGTGGCGGTGGGCGGGCGGCGGGTGGCCACGGCCAGCCAACGCCAGGCGCTCACCGTGTCGCTGCTCAGCGTGGCGCTGGTGGTCCTCGGCACGATCCTGCTGATCGTGTTCACCGACAACCTGCGCAACTTCGCGGCGCTGTTCGAGGTGACCTCGGCGTTCAGCACCACGGGTCTCTCCACCGGCCTCGCCCCGGAGCTGTCGCAGCCCGGCAAGTACGTGCTCATCGTGCTCATGTTCATCGGCCGGGTCGGCCCGCTCACCCTCGGGTCGGCGATCGCGTTGAACACCCGGCGACACCTGTACCGCTACCCGGAGGAGCAACCCGTTGTCGGCTAG
- a CDS encoding DUF7507 domain-containing protein, whose amino-acid sequence MRMTSAPNRRASIGVRLAAFGLLTGALVLGGTPALAAQTISIDPLDVPKRAADASQFCYPGGGPFPNEETWVFDLSGDPQTSGVFQSLSTTFRTSGGTVTRPIPGTPNSEIVDFEGVSRAFIRLPAGWTLTGATAVISGTAEKFVLAHTCAASGAPGNPGDPGDPGDPGDPGDPGDPGDPGDPGDPGYPGDPGDPGYPGNPGHPGDPGYPGGQQQVSLSIDKKARVESDCRERCENDGFAAEGDKIFYTYRVANTGTVRITDVSVDDPTAGYVTCNNTSLAPGTSTDCHAVHPHEVDWRDVKEGKVVNTARASGRYRYRTVVSDPVTVTICIRDGKYDHRKDDKDWQGGKDGEDWQKGKDGKLPVTGTSSVQTASLGGGLLAAGGLLVGLSRLRRRMRVTA is encoded by the coding sequence ATGAGAATGACCTCTGCGCCGAACAGGCGAGCGAGCATCGGAGTGCGGTTGGCCGCCTTCGGGTTGCTGACCGGCGCCCTGGTGCTCGGCGGCACGCCGGCCCTGGCCGCCCAGACGATCAGCATCGATCCGTTGGACGTACCGAAGAGGGCGGCGGACGCGTCCCAGTTCTGCTATCCGGGCGGCGGGCCCTTCCCGAACGAAGAGACGTGGGTGTTCGACCTGTCCGGCGACCCGCAGACCAGCGGCGTCTTCCAGTCGCTGTCGACGACGTTCAGGACGTCCGGCGGCACCGTGACGCGGCCGATCCCCGGCACGCCGAACAGTGAGATCGTCGACTTCGAGGGCGTGAGCCGAGCCTTCATCCGGCTGCCGGCCGGCTGGACGCTCACCGGCGCCACCGCGGTGATCTCGGGGACGGCGGAGAAATTCGTCCTCGCCCACACCTGCGCCGCCTCCGGGGCCCCGGGGAATCCAGGAGATCCAGGTGACCCCGGGGATCCGGGGGACCCCGGCGACCCCGGCGACCCGGGCGACCCCGGCGACCCGGGCGACCCGGGATACCCCGGGGATCCGGGCGACCCGGGGTATCCCGGGAACCCGGGACACCCCGGCGATCCCGGATACCCGGGAGGTCAGCAGCAGGTCAGCCTGTCGATCGACAAGAAGGCCCGGGTCGAGTCGGACTGCCGCGAGCGGTGTGAGAACGACGGCTTCGCGGCCGAGGGCGACAAGATCTTCTACACCTACCGGGTCGCCAACACCGGAACCGTGAGAATCACCGACGTCTCGGTCGACGACCCGACCGCCGGGTACGTGACCTGCAACAACACCAGCCTCGCCCCGGGCACCAGCACGGACTGCCACGCCGTCCATCCCCACGAGGTCGACTGGCGTGACGTCAAGGAGGGCAAGGTGGTGAACACCGCCCGGGCCAGCGGTCGGTACCGCTACCGGACCGTGGTCTCCGACCCGGTCACCGTCACTATCTGCATCCGGGACGGCAAGTACGACCACCGCAAGGACGACAAGGACTGGCAGGGCGGCAAGGACGGGGAAGACTGGCAGAAGGGCAAGGACGGCAAACTGCCGGTGACCGGCACGAGTTCCGTCCAGACGGCCTCGCTGGGTGGCGGCCTGCTGGCCGCCGGCGGTCTCCTGGTCGGCCTGAGCCGGCTGCGGCGGAGGATGCGCGTCACCGCCTGA
- a CDS encoding substrate-binding domain-containing protein, with amino-acid sequence MTIRHTRRVFLSAATVMAAALAATACGSPQDTASGGGDAAPVKVGLVYSQSGPLASYGKQYIEGFKAGLDFATKGTGKVGDRKVELTEVDDAGDPAKAVSAAKDLIGKGTKIIAGSTSSGVALQVAPIAAQNKVLFISGPAATDAVTGANKYTFRSGRQSYQDVVTAKSFIGDAAGKKVVVFAQDGAFGDANEAAVKAVIGGAGATVSSVRAPASATEFTPFASQIKAAKPDLLFVAWAGTTAPAMWQTLDQQGVLSSTTVVTGLDIRASWPTFGAAGSKISFLSHYFDGASDTEAAKAAKAKIPGGTLDLFHPDGFAAAQMVVRAVQEGGDDVDKMVKALEGWQFDGVKGKMTIRAEDHALLQPMYQAKLSGSGTAFTASAQKTLTGDESAPPVAQMKG; translated from the coding sequence ATGACGATCCGGCACACGCGACGGGTGTTCCTTTCCGCCGCCACGGTGATGGCGGCCGCGCTCGCGGCCACGGCCTGTGGCAGCCCGCAGGACACCGCCTCCGGCGGCGGCGACGCCGCACCGGTCAAGGTCGGCCTGGTGTATTCCCAGTCCGGGCCGCTGGCCAGCTACGGCAAGCAGTACATCGAGGGCTTCAAGGCCGGCCTCGACTTCGCCACGAAGGGCACCGGCAAGGTCGGCGACCGGAAGGTCGAGCTGACCGAGGTCGACGACGCGGGCGACCCAGCCAAGGCGGTCTCCGCGGCCAAGGACCTCATCGGCAAGGGCACGAAGATCATCGCCGGGTCCACCTCGTCCGGCGTGGCCCTCCAGGTCGCCCCGATCGCGGCGCAGAACAAGGTGCTGTTCATCTCCGGACCGGCCGCCACCGACGCGGTGACCGGCGCGAACAAGTACACCTTCCGCTCGGGCCGGCAGTCGTACCAGGACGTGGTGACCGCCAAGTCGTTCATCGGCGACGCCGCCGGCAAGAAGGTGGTCGTCTTCGCCCAGGACGGCGCCTTCGGTGACGCCAACGAGGCCGCCGTCAAGGCCGTCATCGGCGGTGCCGGCGCGACCGTGAGCAGCGTGCGGGCCCCGGCCAGCGCGACCGAGTTCACCCCGTTCGCCAGCCAGATCAAGGCCGCCAAGCCGGACCTGCTCTTCGTCGCCTGGGCCGGCACCACCGCCCCGGCCATGTGGCAGACCCTCGACCAGCAGGGCGTGCTCTCCTCCACCACGGTCGTCACCGGCCTGGACATCCGCGCCTCCTGGCCCACCTTCGGGGCGGCCGGCAGCAAGATCTCCTTCCTGTCGCACTACTTCGACGGGGCCAGCGACACCGAGGCCGCCAAGGCCGCCAAGGCGAAGATCCCCGGCGGCACGCTCGACCTGTTCCACCCGGACGGCTTCGCGGCCGCCCAGATGGTCGTCCGCGCCGTGCAGGAGGGTGGCGACGACGTGGACAAGATGGTCAAGGCGCTGGAGGGCTGGCAGTTCGACGGCGTCAAGGGCAAGATGACCATTCGCGCCGAGGACCACGCGCTGCTCCAGCCGATGTACCAGGCGAAGCTCTCCGGCAGCGGCACCGCCTTCACGGCGTCCGCGCAGAAGACCCTGACCGGTGACGAGAGCGCGCCGCCGGTCGCGCAGATGAAGGGCTGA
- a CDS encoding ABC transporter ATP-binding protein, with amino-acid sequence MLATRGLTWRIGEVAIVDSVYLDLAPGEFLGVIGPNGAGKTSLFNLITGLRRPTEGRILLDGADVTELPPHRRARLGLGRTFQASSVFGSLTVRENVRLAVQAHRGGSMKLWRRAAADREVAAAADAALDRVGLAHRGTALAGTLAHGEKRKLEIALLLAGEPRVMLLDEPMAGVSAEDVPELVRVIKSLTGDSGRSVLMVEHHMDVILELADRIAVMHHGALLACDTPDTVMANATVQEAYLGESL; translated from the coding sequence GTGCTCGCCACCCGCGGTCTGACCTGGCGGATCGGTGAGGTCGCCATCGTCGACTCCGTCTACCTCGACCTCGCACCGGGGGAGTTCCTCGGCGTGATCGGGCCGAACGGCGCCGGCAAGACCTCCCTGTTCAACCTGATCACCGGCCTGCGCCGGCCCACCGAGGGGCGGATCCTGCTGGACGGGGCGGACGTCACCGAACTCCCCCCGCACCGGCGGGCCCGCCTCGGTCTGGGGCGTACCTTCCAGGCGTCCTCGGTCTTCGGGTCGCTGACGGTGCGGGAGAACGTCCGGCTCGCCGTACAGGCGCACCGGGGTGGCTCGATGAAGCTGTGGCGGCGGGCGGCGGCCGACCGGGAGGTGGCCGCCGCCGCCGACGCGGCGCTCGACCGGGTGGGCCTGGCCCACCGGGGTACGGCGCTGGCCGGCACCCTGGCCCACGGCGAGAAGCGCAAGCTGGAGATCGCCCTGCTGCTCGCCGGTGAGCCCCGGGTGATGCTGCTGGACGAGCCGATGGCCGGGGTGAGCGCCGAGGACGTGCCCGAGCTGGTCCGCGTGATCAAGTCGCTGACCGGCGACAGCGGCCGGTCGGTGCTCATGGTGGAGCACCACATGGACGTGATCCTGGAGCTGGCCGACCGGATCGCCGTGATGCACCACGGCGCGCTGCTGGCCTGCGACACCCCGGACACGGTGATGGCGAACGCCACCGTGCAGGAGGCGTACCTGGGGGAGTCGCTGTGA
- a CDS encoding ABC transporter ATP-binding protein, whose protein sequence is MTEPVLSVENLSVRIAGLHILQGVSFEVAPTGVTVLLGRNGVGKTTTLRAIVGLTPRNGEVRGTVRMGAQSLLARPTHRLVRGGLGYVPEDRCVFAGLTVTENLRLAERRGTTPAYDKVYALFPELDRRGRQRAGSLSGGQQQMLAIGRVLLNDNRLLLVDEPTKGLAPKVVTEVAEVLERVAESVPVLLVEQNLAVVRRLARDAVVLSAGKVAWTGNAQDLLLETALTRSLLGVGAEVKA, encoded by the coding sequence GTGACCGAACCGGTCCTGAGCGTCGAGAACCTGTCGGTGCGGATCGCCGGGCTGCACATCCTCCAGGGCGTGTCGTTCGAGGTCGCCCCGACCGGGGTGACCGTGCTGCTCGGCCGCAACGGCGTCGGCAAGACCACCACGCTGCGCGCGATCGTCGGGCTCACCCCGCGCAACGGGGAGGTGCGCGGCACCGTCCGGATGGGGGCGCAGAGCCTGCTGGCCCGCCCCACCCACCGGCTGGTCCGCGGCGGGCTCGGCTACGTGCCCGAGGACCGCTGCGTCTTCGCCGGACTCACCGTCACGGAGAACCTGCGGCTGGCCGAGCGGCGGGGCACCACCCCGGCGTACGACAAGGTCTACGCCCTGTTCCCCGAGCTGGACCGGCGCGGGCGGCAACGGGCCGGCTCGCTCTCCGGCGGGCAGCAGCAGATGCTCGCGATCGGCCGGGTCCTGCTCAACGACAACCGGCTGCTGCTGGTCGACGAGCCGACCAAGGGGTTGGCGCCGAAGGTGGTGACCGAGGTGGCCGAGGTGCTGGAACGGGTCGCGGAATCCGTGCCGGTGCTGCTGGTCGAGCAGAACCTGGCCGTGGTGCGGCGGCTGGCGCGCGACGCCGTGGTGCTCTCCGCCGGCAAGGTCGCCTGGACCGGCAACGCGCAGGACCTGCTGCTGGAGACCGCGCTGACCAGGTCGCTGCTGGGCGTGGGCGCGGAGGTGAAGGCGTGA
- a CDS encoding branched-chain amino acid ABC transporter permease, with product MSTVILLTLTGLGLAALYFLVASGLSLVFGLADVLNFAHGLFLGVGAYATWWAAGNLPGAGADGLGFLVAVAFGVLAGSAVAVLVELVLIRPLYSRTIEQVLVTVGLSLAGVALLQATWGADARPFPRPGWTRDVTSVLGAQVPNAGLLLIVAAAVVLGALLAFLRFTRYGLIIRAGVENREMVTALGIDVRKAFTLVFAIGGAAAALAGALGSVYFGTVSPGQGGSLLIFAFIVVVIGGMGSVVGSAYAAVAVGLLQQFVNYYGTSGLGDLCVVGLLAVVLLLRPQGLAGKVAHA from the coding sequence GTGAGCACGGTGATCCTGTTGACGCTGACCGGGCTGGGCCTGGCGGCGCTCTACTTCCTGGTCGCCTCCGGCCTCTCCCTGGTCTTCGGCCTGGCCGACGTGCTCAACTTCGCGCACGGCCTCTTCCTGGGCGTCGGGGCGTACGCGACGTGGTGGGCGGCGGGCAACCTGCCCGGGGCCGGCGCGGACGGCCTCGGGTTCCTGGTGGCCGTCGCGTTCGGCGTGCTCGCCGGGTCGGCCGTGGCCGTGCTGGTCGAGCTGGTGCTGATCCGGCCGCTCTACTCCCGCACCATCGAGCAGGTGCTGGTCACCGTCGGCCTGTCGCTGGCCGGGGTGGCGCTGCTCCAGGCCACCTGGGGCGCCGACGCGCGGCCGTTCCCGCGCCCCGGCTGGACCCGGGACGTGACCTCGGTGCTGGGCGCCCAGGTGCCGAACGCCGGGCTCCTGCTGATCGTCGCCGCCGCGGTGGTGCTCGGCGCGCTGCTCGCGTTCCTGCGGTTCACCCGGTACGGCCTGATCATCCGGGCCGGTGTGGAGAACCGGGAGATGGTGACCGCGCTCGGCATCGACGTGCGCAAGGCGTTCACCCTGGTCTTCGCGATCGGCGGGGCGGCCGCCGCGCTGGCCGGCGCGCTCGGCTCGGTCTACTTCGGCACCGTCTCGCCCGGGCAGGGCGGCTCACTGCTGATCTTCGCGTTCATCGTGGTGGTGATCGGCGGCATGGGCTCGGTGGTCGGGTCCGCGTACGCGGCGGTCGCGGTGGGGCTGCTGCAACAGTTCGTCAACTACTACGGCACGTCCGGGCTGGGTGACCTCTGCGTGGTCGGCCTGCTCGCCGTGGTGCTGCTGCTGCGTCCGCAGGGCCTGGCCGGAAAGGTGGCTCACGCATGA
- a CDS encoding branched-chain amino acid ABC transporter permease, whose amino-acid sequence MTEVKSAEVAAPPAAVPDELTPGHARWHGLRPYAPLVALVVAAILPYSTVNLPGIFEGPLNSPGTLQLLAICLVFGGLAAGYDLLFGRTGMLSFGHALYFAAGVYGTDVLVTRAGLPLWQAALLTVTGGTILAALLGAVALRTVGIAFAMVTLAFAQVGAILVARDFGGLTGGEEGLPLDVSGLPAALVGVTNTVNLYWLALAYLALVVLVVHRVSGSPTGRVLAGLRDDERRIGVLGLDPYRFKLVAFTLASGLATAGGVVYCLIVGGASPHVTSSELTLSLLVMVVLGGPGTRWGPVLGGILYMYLDHRLTAFGTSDAVNSLPAFLSHPLSQPLFVLGTVFILAVYFFPGGLASLRTRLQPVLTSLRRR is encoded by the coding sequence ATGACCGAGGTCAAGAGCGCCGAGGTGGCGGCGCCGCCCGCCGCAGTGCCCGACGAGCTGACCCCCGGCCACGCCCGCTGGCACGGCCTGCGCCCGTACGCGCCGCTGGTCGCCCTCGTGGTGGCGGCGATCCTGCCGTACTCCACGGTGAACCTGCCGGGCATCTTCGAGGGGCCGCTGAACTCGCCGGGCACCCTGCAACTGCTCGCCATCTGCCTGGTCTTCGGCGGCCTGGCGGCCGGCTACGACCTGCTGTTCGGGCGGACCGGCATGCTCTCCTTCGGGCACGCCCTCTACTTCGCCGCCGGCGTCTACGGCACCGACGTGCTGGTGACCCGGGCCGGTCTGCCGCTCTGGCAGGCCGCGCTGCTGACCGTCACCGGCGGGACGATCCTCGCCGCGCTGCTCGGCGCGGTCGCCCTGCGCACGGTCGGCATCGCGTTCGCCATGGTGACGCTCGCCTTCGCGCAGGTCGGGGCGATCCTGGTGGCCCGGGACTTCGGCGGGCTCACCGGCGGCGAGGAGGGGTTGCCGCTGGACGTCTCCGGGCTGCCGGCCGCCCTGGTCGGGGTCACCAACACGGTGAACCTGTACTGGCTGGCGCTGGCGTACCTGGCTCTGGTGGTCCTCGTCGTGCACCGGGTGAGCGGATCGCCGACCGGGCGGGTGCTGGCCGGCCTGCGCGACGACGAGCGGCGGATCGGGGTGCTCGGGCTCGACCCGTACCGGTTCAAGCTGGTCGCGTTCACCCTGGCCAGCGGCCTGGCGACGGCCGGCGGGGTGGTCTACTGCCTGATCGTCGGCGGCGCCAGCCCGCACGTCACCTCGTCGGAGCTGACCCTGTCCCTGCTGGTCATGGTGGTGCTCGGCGGTCCCGGCACCCGCTGGGGCCCGGTGCTCGGCGGCATCCTCTACATGTACCTGGACCACCGCCTCACCGCCTTCGGCACCAGCGACGCGGTCAACAGCCTCCCGGCGTTCCTCAGCCACCCGCTGAGCCAGCCGCTGTTCGTCCTGGGCACGGTGTTCATCCTGGCGGTGTACTTCTTCCCCGGCGGCCTGGCCAGCCTCCGCACCCGCCTGCAACCCGTCCTGACGTCGCTCCGCCGCCGCTGA
- a CDS encoding SDR family NAD(P)-dependent oxidoreductase: protein MGESRLAVVSGGGTGIGAAVARGLVLDGYDVMIVGRRLDVLLGAAERISEESGRAGAVTAVAADLTDPAQVSAVVEAVGERTVDALVNNAGGYLGGATGTLDEVAGWWRANLDANVLTAVLLTEALLPALRRPGGRVVLLSSIAAQRGGGGPYSAAKAALHGWAYDLAAQLGPEQITVNVVSPGYVAETEFFGDRMTPEGHAKRVAATLVGRAGVPDDIAAAVRYLVGPSAGYVTGQVLGVNGGSVLGR from the coding sequence ATGGGGGAGAGCAGGCTGGCCGTCGTCAGTGGGGGTGGGACCGGGATCGGGGCCGCCGTCGCCCGGGGGCTCGTTCTCGACGGGTACGACGTGATGATCGTCGGGCGGCGGCTCGATGTGCTGCTCGGTGCCGCCGAACGGATCTCGGAGGAGTCCGGGCGGGCGGGTGCCGTTACCGCGGTGGCCGCTGATCTGACCGATCCGGCGCAGGTTTCGGCGGTCGTCGAGGCCGTCGGGGAGCGGACCGTCGACGCGCTGGTCAACAACGCCGGGGGCTATCTCGGCGGGGCGACCGGGACGCTCGACGAGGTGGCGGGCTGGTGGCGGGCCAACCTGGACGCCAACGTGCTCACGGCGGTGCTCCTCACCGAAGCGCTGCTGCCCGCCCTGCGCCGGCCCGGCGGCCGGGTGGTGCTGCTCAGTTCCATCGCCGCCCAGCGGGGCGGTGGCGGGCCGTACTCGGCGGCGAAGGCCGCCCTGCACGGCTGGGCGTACGACCTGGCCGCGCAGCTCGGTCCGGAACAGATCACGGTCAACGTGGTCAGCCCCGGGTACGTGGCCGAGACCGAGTTCTTCGGCGACCGGATGACCCCGGAGGGGCACGCCAAGCGGGTGGCCGCCACCCTGGTCGGCCGGGCCGGCGTGCCGGACGACATCGCGGCGGCCGTCCGCTACCTGGTCGGCCCGTCCGCCGGCTACGTCACCGGGCAGGTGCTCGGCGTCAACGGCGGCTCCGTCCTCGGCCGCTGA